A stretch of Aerococcaceae bacterium zg-252 DNA encodes these proteins:
- a CDS encoding TetR/AcrR family transcriptional regulator codes for MSNNQDLNQLTKESLKTALIQLLKDNEVEQISVTSLTQRAGVSRMAYYRNYQSITHLYHDVYDDYFQQFFQENKSPLMQRHGFNIWKGLFLFLYQHQDVAEILLSPKENHHFLAYLNEAFCLPLENLHDRYLMRGVIGSIFNILVEWVNDKFIYEPEILAELCQQLTQHIQVPIANLEKWLPKD; via the coding sequence ATGTCAAACAATCAAGATCTCAATCAATTAACAAAAGAATCTTTAAAAACTGCCTTAATTCAACTACTCAAAGACAATGAAGTCGAACAAATCAGTGTCACTTCCCTCACGCAACGGGCAGGTGTTTCACGCATGGCATATTATCGTAACTATCAATCGATTACCCATTTATATCACGATGTGTATGACGATTATTTCCAACAATTTTTCCAAGAAAATAAATCTCCACTAATGCAACGTCATGGTTTTAACATTTGGAAAGGATTATTTTTGTTTTTATACCAGCATCAAGACGTCGCAGAAATTCTTTTATCTCCTAAAGAAAATCATCATTTTCTCGCCTATTTAAACGAAGCATTTTGCTTACCATTAGAAAATTTACATGACCGGTATTTGATGCGAGGTGTCATCGGTAGTATTTTCAATATACTCGTTGAATGGGTAAATGATAAGTTTATTTATGAACCTGAAATATTAGCTGAACTTTGTCAGCAATTAACGCAACATATCCAAGTACCTATTGCCAATCTTGAAAAATGGTTACCTAAAGATTAA
- a CDS encoding L-fucose isomerase, protein MTNYPKIGIRPTIDGRRNGVRESLEEQTMNMAKSVAELISANLKYPDGTPVECVISPSTIGRVPEAAASHELFKRSNICGTITVTPCWCYGSETMDMSPDIPHAIWGFNGTERPGAVYLAAVLASHAQKGIPAFGIYGKDVKDSTDTEIPEDVREKILRYVRAAISKGIMRDKSYLSMGNVSMGIGGSIVDADFFQEYLGMRNEYIDMSEFIRRLEEGIYDHEEYERALAWVKEHVKEGIDRNREDLVLSAEEKERQWEFVVKMFIIGRDLMIGNPRLAELGFVEESVGHNAIVGGFQGQRQWTDHFPNGDFMETLLNSQYDWNGIRNPYIFATENDALNGVTMLFNYLLTNTPQIFADVRTYWSPEAVERVTGHKVEGHAENGFLHLINSGSCTLDGTGQASRDGEPVMKPYWELSEDEAKAMYENTVFPAANREYFRGGGFSTRFLTKGGMPVTMARLNFLKGVGPVLQIAEGYTLELPEEVHNTLDMRTDPGWPTTWFAPRLTGKGAFKSVYDVMNNWGANHGAISYGHIGADLITLASMLRIPVNMHNVPEEDIFRPKDWSLYGTENLEAADYRACKTLGPVYK, encoded by the coding sequence ATGACAAATTATCCAAAAATTGGTATTCGACCAACGATTGATGGTCGCCGTAATGGTGTACGTGAATCATTAGAAGAACAAACAATGAATATGGCAAAAAGTGTAGCAGAATTAATTTCAGCTAACTTAAAATATCCAGATGGTACGCCAGTAGAATGTGTGATTTCACCTTCTACGATTGGACGTGTTCCTGAAGCTGCTGCATCTCATGAATTATTTAAACGTTCCAATATTTGTGGAACGATTACAGTGACACCTTGTTGGTGCTATGGTTCTGAAACAATGGATATGTCACCAGATATTCCACATGCTATTTGGGGCTTTAATGGAACAGAACGTCCAGGTGCTGTATATTTAGCAGCAGTATTAGCATCTCATGCACAAAAAGGAATTCCAGCATTTGGTATTTATGGTAAAGATGTTAAGGATTCAACTGATACTGAGATTCCTGAAGATGTTCGTGAAAAAATCTTACGCTATGTGCGAGCTGCTATTTCGAAGGGTATTATGCGAGATAAGTCATATCTATCCATGGGAAATGTTTCTATGGGTATTGGAGGCTCAATCGTTGATGCCGATTTCTTCCAAGAATATTTAGGTATGCGAAATGAATATATTGATATGTCAGAATTTATTCGTCGTTTGGAAGAAGGTATCTATGACCATGAAGAATATGAACGTGCACTTGCATGGGTGAAAGAACATGTTAAAGAGGGAATCGATCGAAATCGTGAAGATTTAGTTCTTTCAGCTGAAGAAAAAGAAAGACAATGGGAATTCGTTGTTAAGATGTTTATTATTGGTCGTGATTTAATGATTGGTAATCCACGTTTAGCAGAATTAGGATTTGTTGAAGAATCTGTGGGTCATAATGCTATTGTGGGAGGATTCCAAGGACAACGTCAATGGACAGACCACTTCCCAAATGGGGACTTTATGGAAACTTTATTGAATTCTCAATATGATTGGAACGGTATTCGTAATCCATATATTTTCGCAACCGAAAATGATGCATTAAATGGTGTAACGATGTTATTTAACTATTTATTAACCAATACACCTCAAATTTTTGCAGATGTTAGAACATACTGGTCACCTGAAGCAGTTGAACGTGTAACAGGTCATAAAGTTGAGGGGCATGCTGAAAATGGATTCTTACATTTAATTAATTCTGGTTCATGTACATTGGATGGGACAGGTCAAGCGAGTCGTGACGGTGAACCTGTGATGAAACCGTATTGGGAATTATCTGAAGATGAAGCAAAAGCAATGTATGAAAATACAGTATTTCCTGCAGCTAATCGTGAGTACTTCCGTGGTGGAGGTTTCTCAACACGTTTCTTAACTAAAGGTGGTATGCCAGTAACAATGGCACGCTTGAATTTCTTAAAAGGCGTTGGTCCAGTATTACAAATTGCAGAAGGCTATACATTGGAGTTGCCGGAAGAAGTACATAATACATTAGACATGCGTACTGATCCAGGTTGGCCAACAACTTGGTTTGCTCCACGTTTAACAGGAAAAGGTGCATTTAAATCAGTTTATGATGTGATGAATAATTGGGGTGCAAACCATGGTGCGATTTCATATGGACATATCGGAGCGGATTTAATTACATTGGCATCAATGCTACGTATTCCGGTTAATATGCACAATGTCCCAGAAGAAGATATTTTCCGTCCAAAAGATTGGTCATTGTATGGTACCGAAAACTTGGAAGCTGCAGATTATCGTGCGTGCAAAACATTAGGTCCAGTGTACAAGTAG
- a CDS encoding pneumococcal-type histidine triad protein gives MKKRILAALFSSMLLGGAAINSFSTTIFAEEEENCTHDKHHDEDDHHDEHHHHDHDHEDGFEFDVDDVVKKEDDKYIVAHGDHYHTVPISELTEEQVKAADEFLAAHPEVTKEYDMKKDIYKGYFEDDQVQDRELTDWEGEWQSVLPYLEDGTLDMVMEKKAKEGKMTAEEYKEYYMNGYKTDVDHITIKDGKITFTTGDTSVTGEYKYERKEILQYEKGNRGVRFLFTKVSGDEAAPKSVQFSDHNIAPTKVMHFHLYFGDQSHEELLKELENWPTYYPEEWSGSQIMTDQLNH, from the coding sequence ATGAAAAAAAGAATATTAGCAGCATTATTTAGCTCAATGTTATTAGGAGGTGCTGCCATTAATTCATTCAGCACTACAATTTTTGCTGAAGAAGAAGAAAACTGCACTCACGACAAACATCATGATGAAGATGACCACCACGATGAGCATCACCACCATGACCACGATCACGAAGATGGATTCGAATTTGACGTGGATGATGTAGTAAAAAAAGAAGATGATAAATACATCGTTGCCCATGGTGACCATTATCATACTGTTCCAATTAGCGAATTAACAGAAGAACAAGTAAAAGCAGCCGATGAATTTTTAGCTGCTCATCCTGAAGTAACAAAAGAGTATGACATGAAAAAAGATATTTATAAAGGTTACTTTGAAGATGATCAAGTACAAGACCGTGAATTGACTGATTGGGAAGGTGAATGGCAATCTGTTTTACCTTACTTAGAAGACGGTACCTTAGATATGGTAATGGAGAAAAAAGCTAAAGAAGGTAAGATGACAGCTGAAGAATATAAAGAATATTATATGAATGGCTATAAAACAGATGTCGACCATATTACAATCAAAGACGGAAAAATTACTTTCACAACAGGTGATACATCTGTAACTGGTGAATATAAATATGAACGTAAAGAAATTTTACAATACGAAAAAGGAAATCGTGGCGTTCGCTTCTTATTTACTAAAGTGAGTGGCGATGAGGCTGCACCTAAATCTGTACAATTTAGCGACCACAATATTGCACCTACTAAAGTAATGCACTTCCACTTATACTTTGGTGACCAATCACATGAAGAATTATTAAAAGAATTAGAAAATTGGCCAACATACTACCCTGAAGAATGGTCAGGTAGTCAAATTATGACAGACCAATTAAACCACTAA
- a CDS encoding PTS sugar transporter subunit IIB → MTKTIILSCIGGLTTSMLVERIHEVVLKDQLDVVVYSVGITGIDTLKNVDVLLLGPQLAYLKDKTKAKLNIPVDVISDEDFELMQGENVLNQALTLMGDK, encoded by the coding sequence ATGACAAAGACCATTATTTTATCCTGTATCGGTGGATTAACAACAAGTATGTTAGTAGAACGTATTCATGAAGTTGTTTTGAAAGATCAACTAGATGTTGTCGTTTATTCAGTTGGAATTACAGGAATTGATACTTTAAAAAATGTAGATGTTTTATTATTAGGACCTCAATTAGCTTATTTAAAAGATAAAACAAAAGCAAAATTAAATATTCCAGTAGATGTTATTTCAGACGAAGACTTTGAATTAATGCAAGGGGAAAATGTTTTGAATCAAGCCTTGACTTTAATGGGAGATAAATAA
- the fucU gene encoding L-fucose mutarotase, with protein sequence MLKQIPKILSPELVKLLMEMGHGDEIVLSDANYPAHRLGQRVVRADGHGVPELLDAILQLFPLDTYSDYQVGLMQVVPGDNVVPVIWDTYKEIIAKHHENASIKEIERFAFYEQSKEAYAVLITGETALYGNVILKKGVI encoded by the coding sequence TTGTTAAAACAAATTCCAAAAATTTTGAGTCCTGAGTTGGTGAAACTCCTTATGGAAATGGGGCATGGGGATGAAATCGTTTTGTCGGATGCTAATTATCCTGCGCATCGACTAGGGCAACGTGTGGTACGTGCTGACGGACATGGGGTGCCAGAACTATTAGATGCAATATTGCAACTATTTCCATTGGATACATATAGTGATTATCAAGTGGGACTAATGCAAGTCGTACCAGGTGACAATGTTGTACCTGTTATTTGGGATACGTATAAAGAGATTATTGCTAAACATCATGAAAATGCGTCAATTAAAGAAATTGAACGCTTTGCTTTCTATGAACAATCAAAAGAAGCATATGCTGTGTTAATTACAGGTGAAACAGCACTCTATGGTAATGTTATTTTGAAAAAAGGCGTTATTTAA
- a CDS encoding iron-containing alcohol dehydrogenase, whose amino-acid sequence MATFYVPSTNLIGAGCVNEIGGYVKDLGYQKALLVTDKFIESSDILPKVTAPLKEANIEFVIYSDVDPNPTCKNVTDGLAVLKEEGCDFIISLGGGSPQDCASCISVMATNSGKPQDYEGLHKSTEKGLPVVAINTTAGTSAEITINYVITDEERKVKMVMVDKNSLALISVNDPELMISKPAALTAATGMDAMTHAVEALVTPGAYGVTKKLSMGAIELIKEFLPRAVKDGSDIEARTGMVDAIFLGGMAFNNAGLGYVHSMAHQLGAVYDLPHGVCCAMLLPIIERENAKRVPAAFRDVAKALGLNPEGKSDEECAAYAISEIEKLSETVGIPKKLTEFGIKEEEFDFDYLSKNAMIDACAPGNPFTPTLEETIAFYKELF is encoded by the coding sequence ATGGCAACATTTTATGTACCGTCAACAAACTTAATTGGCGCAGGATGTGTAAATGAAATTGGTGGATATGTAAAGGATTTAGGTTATCAAAAGGCATTGCTTGTAACGGATAAATTCATCGAAAGTAGTGACATCTTACCAAAAGTAACAGCACCATTAAAAGAAGCAAATATTGAATTTGTGATTTATAGTGATGTAGATCCTAACCCTACATGTAAAAATGTTACAGATGGATTAGCTGTATTAAAAGAAGAAGGTTGCGATTTTATTATTAGTTTAGGTGGGGGGTCACCACAAGATTGCGCAAGCTGCATCTCAGTTATGGCAACAAATAGTGGAAAACCACAAGACTATGAGGGATTACACAAATCAACTGAAAAAGGGTTGCCTGTTGTAGCGATTAATACAACTGCCGGAACATCAGCTGAAATTACGATTAACTATGTTATTACTGATGAAGAACGTAAAGTTAAAATGGTAATGGTAGATAAAAATTCATTAGCTTTAATTTCAGTTAATGACCCTGAATTAATGATTTCAAAACCAGCTGCTTTAACAGCTGCTACTGGTATGGATGCGATGACACATGCAGTGGAAGCATTAGTAACACCAGGTGCATACGGCGTAACGAAAAAATTATCAATGGGAGCGATTGAATTAATTAAAGAATTTTTACCACGTGCAGTGAAAGACGGTTCTGATATTGAAGCACGTACTGGTATGGTGGACGCAATCTTCCTAGGTGGTATGGCATTTAATAATGCAGGATTAGGATATGTTCACTCAATGGCACATCAATTGGGTGCAGTATATGATTTACCTCATGGTGTTTGCTGTGCAATGTTATTACCGATTATTGAGCGTGAAAATGCAAAACGTGTTCCAGCGGCATTCCGTGATGTTGCGAAAGCATTAGGTTTAAATCCTGAAGGCAAATCAGATGAAGAATGTGCTGCATATGCTATTTCAGAAATTGAAAAATTATCTGAAACAGTTGGTATTCCTAAAAAATTAACAGAGTTTGGTATTAAGGAAGAAGAATTTGACTTCGATTACTTATCTAAAAATGCGATGATTGATGCTTGTGCACCAGGTAATCCATTTACACCGACATTAGAAGAGACAATTGCATTTTATAAAGAATTATTCTAG
- a CDS encoding rhamnulokinase has translation MSSKKILAIDLGASSGRLMQAIYNGKSLQLSEVHRFKNESVNINDGLYWDILYLFQEIKVGIKKATLDEIPIESISVDTWGVDYGFIDQHGDLLYNPHCYRDNRMGCYEEQFYSIVSKEELFSRTGVQPNLINTIMQIYADLQVNPYLRQVVKHVLFTPDLINYLLSDTVANEYTIASTSGLLDIHTQDWAVDLLNKLEIPVEWFLPVTKCGKQLRTLSPRITQELKIEPFSVITGAGHDTAAAVLAVPYEDKAHSAFISSGTWSLVGVESTTPVVTSQALEAGVTNEGCFTGDYRILKNTTGLWILQELRRDWLLKGEDISFADMVVLAQNVEEISCFINPNDEWFSTPNNMEDKIKQYCQRSNQPIPVTKGEIIRIVLESLAFSYRQTVEQIECLSNRSIQTIHMVGGGIQNKLLCQLTANHTGRKVIAGPVEASAMGNILSQLLTLNKIETLEEIVTLVKASDTTTVYEPIDNETIDVKYEQYKKIVKVGE, from the coding sequence ATGTCTAGCAAAAAAATTCTAGCGATTGATTTAGGTGCAAGTTCGGGAAGATTGATGCAAGCCATTTATAATGGAAAAAGCCTCCAATTATCTGAAGTTCACCGATTCAAAAATGAATCGGTGAATATTAATGATGGGTTATATTGGGATATTTTATATTTGTTTCAAGAAATTAAAGTAGGAATAAAAAAAGCAACACTAGATGAGATTCCCATTGAATCCATTTCAGTAGATACTTGGGGTGTCGATTACGGTTTTATTGACCAACATGGTGATTTACTGTATAACCCACATTGTTATCGTGATAATCGAATGGGGTGTTATGAAGAACAGTTCTATTCCATTGTGTCAAAAGAAGAATTGTTCAGTCGAACAGGTGTGCAACCGAATCTAATTAATACGATTATGCAAATTTATGCGGATTTACAAGTGAATCCATACTTACGACAAGTAGTTAAGCATGTTTTGTTTACACCTGATTTAATTAATTATTTATTATCCGATACGGTTGCAAATGAATATACGATAGCTAGTACGAGTGGTTTGCTAGATATTCATACGCAGGATTGGGCAGTGGATTTATTAAATAAATTGGAAATTCCAGTAGAATGGTTTTTACCAGTAACAAAATGTGGTAAACAATTGCGTACACTTTCGCCACGCATTACTCAAGAGCTGAAAATAGAACCATTTTCTGTCATAACTGGAGCTGGGCATGATACAGCAGCGGCAGTTTTAGCGGTGCCTTATGAAGATAAAGCACACTCAGCCTTTATTTCAAGTGGAACATGGTCATTAGTCGGTGTTGAATCAACAACGCCAGTTGTAACAAGTCAAGCTCTAGAAGCAGGTGTAACCAATGAAGGCTGCTTTACTGGTGATTATCGTATTTTGAAAAATACAACGGGTTTGTGGATTTTGCAAGAATTACGCCGTGATTGGCTATTGAAAGGCGAAGATATTTCGTTTGCCGATATGGTTGTTTTAGCTCAAAATGTTGAAGAAATTTCATGTTTTATTAATCCAAATGATGAGTGGTTCAGTACGCCAAATAATATGGAAGATAAAATTAAGCAATATTGTCAACGTTCAAATCAACCAATACCTGTGACAAAAGGCGAAATAATACGTATTGTATTAGAGAGTTTAGCGTTTAGTTACCGACAAACTGTTGAACAAATTGAATGCTTGTCGAATCGTTCAATCCAAACGATTCATATGGTTGGTGGTGGTATTCAAAATAAATTACTATGTCAATTGACTGCTAATCATACTGGACGTAAGGTGATTGCAGGACCAGTTGAAGCGAGTGCTATGGGAAATATTTTATCGCAATTATTGACATTAAATAAAATTGAAACGCTTGAGGAAATCGTTACATTAGTTAAGGCTTCTGATACTACAACTGTTTACGAACCAATAGATAATGAAACAATTGATGTAAAATATGAACAATATAAAAAGATAGTAAAAGTAGGTGAGTGA
- a CDS encoding sugar ABC transporter ATP-binding protein — MKNIVKSFGPVKALKGVNLDLRPGEVHALMGENGAGKSTLMKVLTGIYSADEGTIIYNGQQVRFSKPIEAMDAGIVIVHQELNMMNHLTVAQNIFIGREKKKGILLDDNESVKQTQELFKLLKLNINPNEKAGNLTVGKQQMVEIAKALSMNAKIIVFDEPTAALTESEINELFAIIADLRQKGVGIVYISHRMDEIARITDRVTVMRDGEYVGTVNTRETTKDDIISMMVGRTIYEDPKECSTVPEGAPIVLKVENLNSGNAVKNVSFELRKGEILGFSGLMGAGRTEVARLIFGADKKDSGTITVNGTVVDIKTPQDAIKAGIGYLSEDRKQFGCIVDMTIANNTVMTNLDKYVQGGLINDKKIVEVSDHFVKQLRTKTPSSKQLIRNLSGGNQQKVVIAKWLEQDSDILIFDEPTRGIDVGAKSEIYKLMNDLAASGKSIIMISSELTEILRMSDRIVVMCEGRKTGELDISEATQERILALATDR, encoded by the coding sequence ATGAAAAATATAGTGAAATCGTTTGGTCCAGTTAAAGCGTTGAAAGGCGTAAATTTAGATTTGCGTCCAGGTGAAGTACATGCCTTAATGGGTGAGAACGGAGCCGGAAAATCAACATTAATGAAAGTATTAACTGGAATTTATAGTGCTGATGAGGGCACAATTATTTATAATGGGCAACAAGTTCGATTCTCCAAGCCAATTGAGGCGATGGATGCAGGGATTGTAATTGTACATCAAGAATTAAATATGATGAATCATCTTACAGTTGCGCAAAATATATTTATTGGTAGAGAGAAGAAAAAAGGTATTTTATTAGATGATAATGAAAGCGTTAAACAGACGCAGGAATTATTCAAATTATTGAAATTAAATATTAATCCTAATGAAAAAGCAGGGAATTTAACGGTTGGTAAACAACAAATGGTAGAAATTGCTAAAGCATTGTCGATGAATGCAAAAATCATTGTGTTTGATGAACCGACGGCAGCATTAACCGAATCTGAGATTAATGAGTTATTTGCAATTATCGCTGATTTGCGTCAAAAAGGTGTAGGAATAGTCTATATTTCACATCGTATGGATGAAATAGCTCGTATTACCGATCGTGTGACGGTCATGCGTGACGGTGAATATGTTGGTACGGTAAATACACGTGAAACGACAAAAGACGATATTATTTCAATGATGGTTGGTCGCACAATCTACGAAGATCCTAAAGAATGTTCAACCGTTCCGGAGGGTGCACCAATTGTATTAAAAGTTGAAAATTTAAATTCAGGCAATGCAGTAAAAAATGTTAGCTTTGAATTGCGAAAAGGCGAAATACTAGGCTTTTCAGGATTAATGGGTGCAGGTCGTACAGAAGTAGCTAGATTAATTTTTGGTGCGGACAAAAAAGATAGTGGTACGATTACAGTGAATGGAACGGTAGTCGATATAAAAACACCACAAGATGCGATTAAAGCAGGTATTGGGTATTTGTCAGAGGACCGCAAGCAATTTGGTTGTATTGTCGATATGACAATTGCGAATAATACTGTTATGACAAATTTAGATAAATATGTTCAAGGTGGATTAATCAATGATAAGAAAATTGTTGAAGTGAGTGATCACTTTGTTAAACAATTGCGGACAAAAACACCGTCATCCAAACAATTAATTCGTAATTTATCTGGTGGAAATCAGCAAAAAGTTGTTATTGCGAAATGGTTGGAGCAAGATAGTGATATTTTAATATTTGATGAACCTACTCGAGGAATTGATGTCGGCGCTAAAAGTGAAATCTACAAATTAATGAATGATTTAGCAGCAAGCGGTAAGTCAATCATTATGATTTCTTCTGAATTAACTGAAATTTTACGTATGAGCGATAGAATTGTGGTTATGTGTGAGGGACGTAAAACAGGTGAGCTAGATATTAGTGAAGCGACACAAGAACGTATTTTAGCATTAGCAACCGATCGGTAA
- a CDS encoding ABC transporter permease, with protein MENNENLSLFKKIEKTMGLQKLIALIALIVIFSFFAVSSESFRSFDTVVSIMDASYYIGFLAIGVTFVIITGGIDLSLGTVMMCSTIIGGVLHTKMGWPLWLALLAILVIGGVFGLFNGIMVAKFGLPPFIATLGTMMVTRGLSSIVSNVQSVTFPLRSSDDGWYKNIFRTQNNFPTGLIVLTVIAITAAIVLNKTKIGRYIFAIGSNKEATRLSGVDVVKWETIAYLISGLLAGLAGIAYAATYSTILPGTGNGFELDAIAGVVVGGTSLSGGVGSILGTVIGVFIMSVLKIGLPYIDLQPHYQLFITGFVVIVAVYSDILIRKNKK; from the coding sequence ATGGAAAACAATGAAAATTTGTCATTATTTAAGAAAATAGAAAAAACGATGGGATTACAAAAATTAATTGCGTTAATTGCCTTAATCGTTATTTTTAGTTTTTTTGCCGTATCAAGTGAATCATTTCGATCATTTGATACAGTTGTAAGTATTATGGATGCATCCTACTATATTGGTTTTTTAGCAATAGGTGTGACGTTTGTTATTATCACAGGTGGGATTGATTTATCATTAGGGACAGTCATGATGTGCTCGACTATTATCGGTGGAGTGTTACATACGAAAATGGGATGGCCATTATGGTTGGCTCTGTTAGCAATTTTAGTTATAGGAGGTGTATTTGGTCTATTTAATGGAATAATGGTTGCAAAATTTGGTTTACCGCCATTTATTGCAACTTTAGGAACAATGATGGTGACACGTGGTCTATCTTCAATTGTATCCAATGTGCAAAGTGTGACATTCCCATTACGCAGCTCAGATGATGGTTGGTATAAAAATATTTTTAGAACACAAAATAATTTTCCAACTGGATTAATTGTTTTAACAGTTATAGCAATTACAGCAGCAATTGTGTTAAATAAAACAAAAATTGGACGTTATATTTTTGCAATCGGAAGCAATAAAGAAGCAACACGTTTATCAGGAGTCGATGTTGTTAAGTGGGAAACAATTGCATATTTAATTAGTGGTTTATTAGCTGGTTTAGCAGGTATTGCCTATGCTGCTACTTACTCAACTATTTTACCGGGAACTGGTAATGGTTTTGAGTTAGATGCGATTGCAGGTGTTGTAGTCGGTGGGACTTCACTTTCTGGTGGGGTTGGTTCAATCTTAGGAACAGTTATCGGTGTGTTCATTATGTCTGTCTTAAAAATCGGTTTACCATACATTGATTTACAACCACATTATCAATTGTTCATCACTGGTTTCGTTGTAATTGTGGCAGTATATTCAGATATTCTTATCCGTAAAAATAAAAAATAA
- a CDS encoding ABC transporter substrate-binding protein encodes MKKSFKVKVLAVASLLTLSGISSFIPSVSAEEFKVEVIAKGFQHDFWKAVNKGADEAAKEFGAKINFVGPQNETAIAEQLEQINNAINKGPSAIALAALDTEAAVDALNVAKDKGIPIIGFDSGVPGAPEGSIFATASTDNYAAGANAAEHMLPLIQEKVGKDKVRIGVVSQEANSQSITQRTAGFIEKMVELLEGKDLKVAVLGHDKFKNDVAENDANVVIEVRIPAQVDDAAAKTEASTVLEKADTIAIYGSNEFAAKAIINANEGFSESKLGADKIIAVGFDSGALQQDAIRSGVFAGSITQDPVQIGYQAVKLAVQAAKGESVSDVDTGSKWYDASNIDDEDIQAVLYQ; translated from the coding sequence ATGAAAAAATCATTTAAAGTGAAAGTATTAGCTGTCGCTTCATTGTTAACATTATCTGGTATTTCAAGTTTCATACCAAGTGTATCAGCTGAGGAATTTAAAGTAGAGGTTATTGCCAAAGGGTTCCAACACGACTTTTGGAAAGCGGTTAACAAAGGTGCTGATGAAGCTGCAAAAGAATTTGGTGCAAAAATCAACTTTGTCGGACCACAAAATGAAACAGCTATTGCAGAACAGCTAGAACAAATTAACAATGCGATTAATAAAGGACCAAGTGCGATTGCATTAGCAGCACTTGATACAGAAGCAGCAGTAGATGCTTTAAATGTAGCAAAAGATAAAGGTATTCCAATTATTGGTTTTGACTCAGGTGTACCAGGCGCTCCAGAAGGATCTATTTTTGCGACAGCTTCAACGGATAACTATGCTGCCGGTGCAAACGCTGCAGAACATATGTTGCCATTAATTCAAGAAAAAGTAGGTAAAGATAAAGTGCGTATCGGTGTAGTTTCTCAAGAAGCAAACTCACAATCAATTACACAACGTACAGCTGGTTTCATTGAAAAAATGGTAGAATTATTAGAAGGTAAAGATTTAAAAGTTGCTGTTTTAGGACATGATAAATTTAAAAATGATGTCGCTGAAAATGATGCGAATGTTGTGATTGAAGTGCGTATTCCAGCGCAAGTAGATGATGCAGCTGCAAAAACTGAAGCATCTACTGTATTAGAAAAAGCAGATACAATTGCGATTTATGGCTCAAATGAATTTGCGGCTAAAGCGATTATTAATGCCAATGAAGGTTTCTCTGAATCAAAATTAGGTGCAGATAAAATTATTGCAGTTGGTTTTGACTCAGGTGCATTACAACAAGATGCAATTCGTAGTGGTGTATTTGCAGGTTCAATCACTCAAGACCCAGTACAAATTGGTTACCAAGCAGTAAAATTAGCAGTACAAGCAGCTAAAGGTGAATCAGTATCAGATGTGGATACTGGATCTAAATGGTATGATGCATCTAATATTGATGATGAAGATATTCAAGCTGTTTTATATCAATAA
- a CDS encoding PTS lactose/cellobiose transporter subunit IIA — MSADIEQQLMRLIVLSGKAMGQGLNTIMSDYNNQQAWDEVKKYVNQAHDVQTALIEREVRGENIEVSLLAVHAQDHFMNSHFLTQIGELLLEQQKHIHLLEERLVVLEEQLSVRKND; from the coding sequence ATGTCAGCAGACATTGAACAACAATTAATGCGATTGATTGTATTAAGCGGTAAAGCAATGGGGCAAGGGCTTAATACGATAATGAGTGATTATAATAATCAGCAGGCTTGGGACGAAGTAAAAAAATATGTCAACCAAGCACATGATGTTCAAACGGCTTTAATTGAACGAGAAGTTCGTGGAGAAAATATAGAAGTCAGTTTATTAGCCGTTCATGCACAAGATCATTTTATGAATAGTCATTTTTTAACACAAATTGGAGAGTTATTATTAGAACAGCAGAAGCATATTCATTTGTTAGAGGAACGTCTGGTAGTTTTAGAAGAACAGCTTTCTGTAAGAAAAAATGATTAA